The following coding sequences lie in one Arachis hypogaea cultivar Tifrunner chromosome 9, arahy.Tifrunner.gnm2.J5K5, whole genome shotgun sequence genomic window:
- the LOC112711113 gene encoding uncharacterized protein isoform X2: protein MEVASAVRSSLLFLRLQTHSPSHLQRLNNTSAHFFASAKRRTRTTSRLHHAPASFHQTSNFIVNSSTSSSATTAEPAASGTFSEVERIKNKCLKWQWKGQYSINYFASPDDDDSSDQEYPPLLLVHGFGASIPHWRRNIKTLSQNYTVYAIDLLGFGASDKPPGFSYTMETWAELILDFLEEVIKKPTVLIGNSVGSLACVIAASDSSQKLVRGIVLLNCAGGMNNKAIVDDWRIKLVLPLLWLVDFLLKQKGIASAIFERVKQRENLKNILSSVYGDKESVDEELVEGTGK, encoded by the exons ATGGAAGTGGCAAGTGCTGTTCGTTCTTCACTTTTATTTCTGAGATTGCAAACACACTCTCCTTCACACCTTCAAAGACTCAACAACACTAGTGCCCATTTCTTCGCCTCAGcaaaaagaagaacaagaacaacTAGCAGGCTTCATCATGCTCCTGCTTCTTTTCACCAAACTAGTAATTTCATCGTCAACTCCTCCACTTCTTCTTCTGCTACTACAGCAGAACCTGCTGCTTCTGGAACCTTTTCTGAGGTAGAAAGGATTAAAAACAAGTGCCTCAAATGGCAATGGAAGGGTCAGTATTCCATTAACTACTTTGCatcccctgatgatgatgattccTCTGATCAGGAGTACCCTCCTTTGCTACTTGTCCATGGATTTGGTGCCTCTATTCCTCACTGGCGCAG GAATATAAAGACTCTGTCCCAGAATTATACTGTCTATGCCATTGATCTTCTTGGTTTTGGTGCTTCCGATAAGCCACCAGGCTTTTCATATACCATGGAAACATGGGCTGAG TTGATCCTGGATTTCTTGGAGGAAGTCATTAAGAAGCCAACTGTACTAATCGGAAACTCCGTTGGAAGTCTTGCTTGTGTCATTGCAGCCTCAG ATTCAAGTCAAAAACTTGTTAGAGGGATTGTGCTGTTAAACTGTGCTGGTGGCATGAACAACAAAGCAATTGTTGATGACTGGAGGATTAAGTTAGTCTTACCATTGCTTTGGCTGGTTGATTTTTTATTGAAGCAAAAGGGAATCGCCTCAGCCATTTTCGAGCGTGTTAAACAGAG AGAAAATTTGAAGAACATTCTGAGTTCAGTGTACGGCGACAAGGAGTCTGTGGATGAAGAACTGGTGGAG GGAACCGGCAAATGA
- the LOC112711113 gene encoding uncharacterized protein isoform X1: MEVASAVRSSLLFLRLQTHSPSHLQRLNNTSAHFFASAKRRTRTTSRLHHAPASFHQTSNFIVNSSTSSSATTAEPAASGTFSEVERIKNKCLKWQWKGQYSINYFASPDDDDSSDQEYPPLLLVHGFGASIPHWRRNIKTLSQNYTVYAIDLLGFGASDKPPGFSYTMETWAELILDFLEEVIKKPTVLIGNSVGSLACVIAASDSSQKLVRGIVLLNCAGGMNNKAIVDDWRIKLVLPLLWLVDFLLKQKGIASAIFERVKQRENLKNILSSVYGDKESVDEELVEIIREPANDEGALDAFVSIVTGPPGPNPVQLMPKISVPVLLLWGNEDPFTPLDGPVGKYFSSLASEKENVKLCVLEGVGHCPHDDRPELVHEKLLPWLANLSDS, translated from the exons ATGGAAGTGGCAAGTGCTGTTCGTTCTTCACTTTTATTTCTGAGATTGCAAACACACTCTCCTTCACACCTTCAAAGACTCAACAACACTAGTGCCCATTTCTTCGCCTCAGcaaaaagaagaacaagaacaacTAGCAGGCTTCATCATGCTCCTGCTTCTTTTCACCAAACTAGTAATTTCATCGTCAACTCCTCCACTTCTTCTTCTGCTACTACAGCAGAACCTGCTGCTTCTGGAACCTTTTCTGAGGTAGAAAGGATTAAAAACAAGTGCCTCAAATGGCAATGGAAGGGTCAGTATTCCATTAACTACTTTGCatcccctgatgatgatgattccTCTGATCAGGAGTACCCTCCTTTGCTACTTGTCCATGGATTTGGTGCCTCTATTCCTCACTGGCGCAG GAATATAAAGACTCTGTCCCAGAATTATACTGTCTATGCCATTGATCTTCTTGGTTTTGGTGCTTCCGATAAGCCACCAGGCTTTTCATATACCATGGAAACATGGGCTGAG TTGATCCTGGATTTCTTGGAGGAAGTCATTAAGAAGCCAACTGTACTAATCGGAAACTCCGTTGGAAGTCTTGCTTGTGTCATTGCAGCCTCAG ATTCAAGTCAAAAACTTGTTAGAGGGATTGTGCTGTTAAACTGTGCTGGTGGCATGAACAACAAAGCAATTGTTGATGACTGGAGGATTAAGTTAGTCTTACCATTGCTTTGGCTGGTTGATTTTTTATTGAAGCAAAAGGGAATCGCCTCAGCCATTTTCGAGCGTGTTAAACAGAG AGAAAATTTGAAGAACATTCTGAGTTCAGTGTACGGCGACAAGGAGTCTGTGGATGAAGAACTGGTGGAG ATCATTAGGGAACCGGCAAATGACGAAGGAGCATTAGATGCATTTGTATCGATCGTAACAGGGCCGCCGGGGCCGAACCCAGTGCAGTTGATGCCGAAAATCTCGGTGCCAGTCTTACTTCTGTGGGGAAATGAAGATCCTTTCACTCCACTTGATGGACCTGTTGGAAAGTACTTTTCTTCATTGGCTTCTGAAAAGGAAAATGTGAAACTGTGTGTACTTGAAGGGGTTGGACATTGTCCTCATGATGATAGACCTGAATTAGTCCATGAAAAATTGCTTCCCTGGTTAGCCAATCTTTCAGATTCATAG